GCGGGAGGCGCCGTACGATCGGGAGGATGTCTGGTCGTGGGCGTGGTGCGGGTGGAGCGGGGGCGTGCGTCGCCCTGCTGTCCGTGGCCGCCCTGCTCGCCGGGCTCGTCGGCTGCGGCGGGGGCGCGGCGCAGGACACGGTCCGGGGCGATGTGCAGCACACCCTCGACCGCAGGGCCGATGCCGTTCTCGTCCGGGATCCGGCCGCGTACCGGGCCACCGGCAGCGCGGACGCCGCGGTTCTGACGAACCTCGCCGACGTCCCGTTGTCCTCCTGGACGTACCGGCTCACCCGCCTGGACCGCTCGGGCAGCCACGCCACCGCAAGCGCGGAACTGCGCTACCGGATCGAGGGCTACGACAGCGCCCCCGTCGTCTCCGCGCGCTCCCTCGAGCTCGAACTGCGCGAGGGACGCTGGTACGTGACCTCCGACCGGCCCGCGCCGAAGGCCGGCGAGCAGCTCTGGGAACAGGGCAGGGTCGTCGTCGAGAGGGGAGCGCACAGTCTCGTCCTCGGCGTCGGCAGGTCCCACGGCGCGCTGCGCGACTACGCGGACCTCGCCGACGAGGCCGTGCCCGCCGTGAGCGACGCCTGGGGGACCGGCTGGGCCCAGCGGGTCGTCGTCCTCGTCCCGAAGTCCCTGGACGGCATGGGCGCGCTGCTCGGGACCCCCGCTGCCGGGTACCGGGGGATCGCCGCGGTGACCACCGGCGAGGCGGGCGCGCCGGGGCGGACGCCGGCCGACCGGATCATCGTGAACCCCGACGCCTACGGCGTGCTCGGCTCCTTCGGCAAGCAGGTCGTCCTCACGCACGAGACGACCCATGTCGCCAGCCGCGCGGCGACGTCGGGGGCCACTCCACTGTGGCTGTCCGAGGGGTACGCGGACTGGGTCGGCTACCGCGGCACCGGACGCTCCGCGGGGCAGGCCGCGCCGGAACTGCAGCGCGCGGTGCGGCTCGGCCGGCTGCCGGCCGCGCTCCCCACCGACCCCGACTTCGGGTTCACCGGCGACGCGGGGCGGCTCGCGCAGGCGTACGAGGGCGGGTGGCTGGCCTGCCGGATGATCGCCGACCGCTGGGGCGAGGCGAAGCTGAACGACTTCTATCGCGCGGTGGGGAAGCACAAGCGGCGGACCGGGGCGGTCGAGGAGGCGATGGCGAGCGTGCTCGGGACGACGGAGGAGAAGTTCACGGCGGAGTGGCGGGACTATCTGAGCGCACAGCTGGGCTGACCGACGAGCGGACCTATGACGCCAGCAGGGTCTCGTCGCGGGTCGGCTGTGGCGACGGCGGCTGTTCGCTCAGGTGCGGCTCCGTGACCGTCTGTCGCCACAGGCGCCGTGCGGCGGTCAGTGACGCGGTGACCAGCAGGCCGTTGCGTACGAGGATCAGGGCGAGGCCGAGTTCGTCGCCGCCCACGACGTGTGCGAACCCGAGCGGGAACTCCAGGAACGTCACGAGGGACGCCGCCAGGACCAGGCAGGCGGGCGGCGTCATCCGGCTCGCGGAGAACAGCGTCGACACCGCGGCCAGGCCGGTCAGCCACAGCATGTACTGAGGGCTGATCACCCGGCTCGTCGTCGTGAACAGCAGCACCGCTACGAACGCCGCGTCCGCGAGCGTGCCCGGCGCCCAGGCCCGCGCCCGCAGCCGCCACATCAGGAGCCAGCCGAACGCGAGCAGCGTCAGCCCTTGTGCGACCACGCTCACGACGTCCACGTAGGGGCCGAGGAACTCCATCGAGCCGTAGTGCAGCCCGACATAACCCGGCCAGCCGAACTGCCGCGCCACATGGAACACCAGCGCGCCGAGCGACTCGACCTCCGTGCCGCGGTCGCGCTGGGAGGTGACGAAGTCGAGCGCGCCCGGCATCGCCGCCGAGAAGGCGACGACCAGGGCGCCGGCCGTGAGGGCCGCGCTGCCCCAGGAGACCCGCGTGACGCGCCCGCGGCGGGTCCCGAGCAGCAGGAGCACGGGCCACACCTTCAGCAGCGCGCCGAGCCCCGTGAGCACCCCCATGACGCGCGGATGCCGGGCCCCGGCCAGCAGCGCCGCCACCGCGACCGCAGTGACCATGACGTCGTAGCGCGCATACGCGGTCGGACCGAGCAGTGGCACGCCCGCCACCCACACCCACGCCCCGCGCCACGACCTGCCGGGCCGCCCGCCCGCGTACACGAGGAGTCCGAAGGTGAGCGCGTCGGCGACGAGGGCGAGCACGAAGAACGCGGTGGCGTAGGACAGGAACGGCAGGAGGCCGGGGGAGAGGATCGCGCCCGCGGCGGCGGGCGGGTACTGCCAGGTGACGTCGTCCAGCGGGAACGTGCCCGTGCGCAGGACCCCGTACCAGTTGCGGTAGATGACGGAGACGTCGGTCGTCACGTCCGGCCCCGGGACCGTGATCACCTTCAGGACGCACAGGAGGAGCAGCGCCCGGGTCGCGGCCCACACCAGCGCCGCACGGACCGGGATTCTCGGCATCATTCGGGCCATGATGCCCGGCAGAACTGTGCAGGGGCCATGAAGCACGACCCACCGGCGCGTTAGGTACTGTCGGCGACGATGCACAAGACCCTGATCGTGACCAACGACTTCCCGCCCAGGCCCGGTGGCATCCAGGCCTTCCTGCACAACATGGCGCTCCGCCTGGACCCCGAGCAGCTCGTCGTCTACGCGTCCACCTGGAAGCGCACCCGCGAGGGCGTCGAGGCGACTGCCGCCTTCGACGCCGAGCAGCCCTTCACCGTCGTCCGCGACCGTACGACGATGCTGCTGCCCACGCCCCGCGTCACCCGGCGCGCGGTGGGCCTGCTCCGGGAGCACGGCTGTACGTCGGTGTGGTTCGGCGCGGCCGCCCCGCTCGGCCTGATGGCACCGGCGCTGCGCAAGGCCGGCGCCCAGCGCCTGGTGGCCACCACACACGGGCACGAGGCCGGCTGGGCGCAACTGCCCGCGTCCCGCCAACTCCTGCGCCGCATCGGTGAGTCGACGGACACGATCACGTATCTCGGCGAGTACACGCGGTCGCGGATCGCCGCCGCGCTGACGCCCGCCGCGGCGGGGCGGATGGTGCAGCTGCCGCCGGGCGTGGACGAGAAGACGTTCCACCCCGGCTCCGGCGGCGACCTCGTGCGGGCGCGGCTCGGACTGACGGACCGGCCCGTCGTCGTGTGCGTCTCGCGGCTCGTGCCGCGCAAGGGGCAGGACACGCTGATCCTCGCGATGCCGCGGATCCTGGCGGCCGTCCCGGACGCGGTACTGCTCGTCGTGGGCGGTGGCCCGTACGAGAAGGAGCTGCGCAAGCTCGCCGCGGAGACGGGTGTCACCGACTCGGTGCGCTTCACGGGGGCCGTGCCGTGGTCGGAGCTGCCCGCGCACTACGGGGCGGGCGACGTGTTCGCCATGCCGTGCCGGACCCGGCGCGGCGGCCTCGACGTCGAGGGCCTCGGCATCGTCTACCTGGAGGCGTCGGCTACGGGCCTGCCGGTCGTGGCGGGCGACTCCGGCGGGGCGCCGGACGCGGTGCTCGACGGGGAGACGGGCTGGGTCGTCAGGGGAGGTTCGGCGGAGGAGTCCGCGGACCGGATCGTGGCGCTGCTCGGCGACGCGGAGTTGCGGCGGCGCATGGGGGAGCGGGGGCGTGAGTGGGTCGAGGAGCGGTGGCGGTGGGATCTGCTGGCGGAGAAGCTGCGCGGACTGCTGTAACGCCGAACGCCGAACGCCGGACGGGCTGGATGAATCATCCAGCCCGTCCGGCGTTCGAGGACAAGGGACGCGGGGGCGGAGCCCTCGCAGAGCTCAGCCCTGGTAAAGCGCCTCGATTTCGTCCGCGTAGTCCTTCGCCACTACGTTGCGCTTCAGTTTGAGGGACGGCGTCAGGTGGCCCGACTCCTCCGTGAACTGGGTCGGCAGGATACGGAACTTGCGGACCGACTCCGCCTTGGAGACCGCCGCGTTGCCGTCGTCCACGGCCGCCTGGATCGCCGCGAGGAGATCCGCGTCGTCCCGCAGCGACACCGCCGTCGAGTCGGCCGGCTTGCCGTGCTCGGCGGCCCAGCGGCCGAGGAACTCGTCGTCGACCGTGACGAGCGCGCCGACGAAGGGGCGCCCGTCACCGACGACCATGCACTCGGCGACCAGGGCGTGCGCACGGATGCGGTCCTCGATGACGGCCGGGGCGACGTTCTTGCCGCCCGCCGTCACGATGATCTCCTTCTTGCGGCCGGTGATCCGGAGGTAGCCGTCCTCGTCGAGCGTGCCGATGTCGCCCGTGTGGAACCAGCCGTCGGCCAGCGCCTCCCCGGTCGCGGCCTCGTTGTTCCAGTAGCCCGAGAACAGGTGCTCGCCGTGCAGCAGCACCTCGCCGTCGTCGGCGATCCGGACCACGGAGCCGGGCAGCGGCTGGCCGACCGTGCCGATCTTCTGCCGGTCCCACGGGTTGAAGGCCGTGGCGGCGCAGGACTCGGTCAGGCCGTAGCCCTCCAGGACCGTGAAGCCGATGCCGCGGAAGAAGTGGCCGAGGCGCTCGCCGAGCGGAGCGCCGCCGGAGATCGCGTACTCGCCGCGGCCGCCGAGGACGGCGCGCAGCTTCGAGTAGACGAGCTTGTCGAACGTCTTGTACTTCAGCTTCAGACCGATGGACGGGCCCTTGGGGGTGTCCAGGGCGCGGCTGTACTCGATGGCCGTGTCGGCCGCCTTGTCGAAGATCTTGCCCTTGCCGTCGGCCTGCGCCTTGGCGCGCGCCGAGTTGTAGACCTTCTCGAAGACGCGCGGCACACCCAGGATCAACGTCGGCCGGAACGCGGCCAGTTCATCCGTGAGGTGCTTGATGTCGGGGGCGTGGCCCAGCTTGATCGGGGCCATCAGCGAGGCGACCTCGACCAGGCGGCCGAAGACGTGCGCGACGGGCAGGAAGAGCAGCACCGAGCACTCGCCCGTACGGAACAGGGGCTTGAGACGCTCGACCACGTTCCCGCACTCGGCGAAGAAGCTGCGGTGCGTGAGGACACAGCCCTTGGGGCGGCCCGTGGTGCCCGAGGTGTAGACGATCGTTGCCGGGTCGTCGGCCTTCGCGACCGCGCTGCGCTCGTCGACGGTCACGTCGGAGACATCGGCGCCCGCGCGGTCCAGTTCCTGGACACCGCCGGCGTCGATCTGCCAGACGTGGGTGAGGCCGGGGAGGCCGTCGCGCACGGACTCGACGGTGGCCGCGTGCGCGGCGCTCTCGACCACGCAGGCCACGGCGCCGGAGTCGCCGAGGATCCACTGGATCTGCTCGGCGGAGCTGGTCTCGTACACCGGGACGGTGATCGCGCCGGCGCTCCAGATCGCGAAGTCGAGGAGCGTCCACTCGTAACGGGTACGGGACATCAGGCCGACCCGGTCGCCCGGCTGCACGCCGGAGGCGATCAGGCCCTTGGCGGCGGACCGCACCTCCGCGAGGAAGGTGGTGGCAGTGACGTCCTGCCAGGTGCCGTTCACCTTGCGGGCGATGACGGCGACGTCGGGGTGCTGCGCGGCGTTTCTGCGGACTATGTCGGTCAGGTTGCCGTCCGCAGGGACCTCGTACAGGGCCGGAAGGCTGAACTCGCGCAAGACTGCTGCTCCTCATAGGGCACCGGCGCCACGGCATTGTGTGAGTCGACGATGCGGTCCAAGATCGGGCAGGTGCTCAGCTGCTGAAGCAGTGGTAGCCCCAGTGGTTGAAATGCTGAGCACTACTGGACTGCCCGGACGTTACCCACCGGTACTGCTCTTCCGGTAGGGGGTCCAGGCCAGATGTTCGCTGCGTCACACGCCGTGTAACTGCTCCGCCGACCCTAGTCCACCGAATCGGCCAATAGGAAGTAACCGCAGGTCCGGCCCCCTCTACCCACGATTCCCACACAGTTCTAGGGTGATCGCATGCGCGTACATGTGGTCAGCGATGTGCACGGAAACTCCACAGACCTCGCCCGGGCGGGAGACGGGGCGGACGCTCTCGTCTGCCTCGGTGACCTGGTGCTCTTCCTCGACTACGCAGATCATTCGCGCGGCATCTTCCCCGATCTGTTCGGTGTGGAGAACGCGCACCGCATCGTCGAGCTGCGCACCGCCCGCCGCTTCGAGGAGGCACGCGCGTTCGGAGCCGGGCTCTGGGCCGGGATCGATCGCGGGACCGCCATCGAGACGGCGGTCCGCAAGCAGTACGCCGAGCTCTTCGCGGCGTTGCCCACACCGACGTACGCCACCTACGGCAACGTCGACATCCCGCACCTGTGGTCCGAGTACGCCGGACCAGGCACGACCGTCCTCGACGGCGAGCGCGTCGAGATCGGCGGCCTCGTCTTCGGCTTCGTCGGCGGCGGACTGCGCAGCGCCATGCGTACCCCGTACGAGATCAGCGACGAGGAGTACGCCGCCAAGCTCGAGGCCGTCGGGGAGGTCGACGTGCTGTGCACCCACATCCCGCCGGACGTCCCCGAACTCGTCTACGACACCGTCGCCCGCCGCTTCGAGCGCGGCAGCCGCGCCCTCCTGGAGGCGATCCGGCGCACCCGACCCCGGTACTCCCTGTTCGGCCACGTTCACCAGCCGCTCGCCCGCCGTATGCGGATCGGGGCGACGGAGTGCGTCAATGTCGGCCACTTCGCCGGTTCGGGCAGGCCCTGGGCCCTGGAGTGGTGACAGGGCCGGCGCCGGTGCGCGGTAGCCTTCACGCGATACACACCACCCCTCAGCGGACCGCATCTGGAGGAGCCACCGCGATGGCGGAACACACCAGCTCGAGCATCACGATCGAGGCGGCACCGGCCGATGTCATGGGGGTGATCGCCGACTTCGCCCGCTACCCCGACTGGACGGGAGAGGTGAAGGAGGCCGAGGTCCTCGCCAAGGACGGCGCGGGCCGCGCCGAGCAGGTGCGACTCGTCATGGACGCCGGAGCGATCAAGGACGACCAGACCCTGGCCTACACCTGGACCGGGGACAACGAGGTCTCCTGGACCCTGGTCAAGTCCCAGATGCTGCGTTCCCTCGACGGCACGTACCTCCTCAAGCCGGCCGGCACGGGCACCGAGGTCACCTACCGCCTCACGGTCGACGTCAAGATCCCCATGCTCGGCATGATCAAGCGCAAGGCCGAGAAGGTCATCATCGACCGCGCCCTCGCCGGCCTGAAGAAGCGCGTGGAGACGAAGTAGCTTCCACCACCCGCGTCCGGCGGCCCGCCGTCTCCGTCCGGCGGCCTGCCGGGGGCGACCTGCGCCCCAGGTAGCCTCAGACCCCATGCGCACCGTTCTGGTAACCGGCCCCGGCGGCTCCGGCCGGACCACCGCCGCCGCGGCCACGGCCCTCTCCGCCGCCCGCCGCGGAGCCCGCACCCTCGTGCTCTCGGCGGACCCCACGGACACCCTCGGCGCCGCCCTCGCCACCCCTACGAGCGCGGCGCCGACGTCCGTCGAACCCGGTCTCACCGCGATACGTCTCGCCCCGGCGGACCGCTTCCGCGAGGACCTCGCCGGCCTCCAGGAAAAGGCCGCGTCCGCCCTCGACCTCCTGGGCGCCACCCGGCTCGACGCCGAGGAGTTCACCCCGCTGCCCGGCAGCCACGAACTCGCCCTGCTCCGCGCCCTGCGCGACAGCGCCCACGGTCCCTACGACCTCGTCGTCGTCGACCTTCCCCCGGCGCCGCAAGCTCTCGCCCTGCTCGCCCTGCCGGAACAGCTGCGCCGCTATCTGCGCCGGCTGCTCCCCCCGGAACGGCAGGCCGCCCGCGCCCTGCGCCCCCTCCTCGGCCGCCTCGCCGGCGTCCCCATGCCCGCGGAGTGGCTGTACGAGACGGCGGACCGCTGGGACACCGAACTCGCCGCCGCCCAGGCCGTGATCGAGGACCCGCACACGACCGTGCGCCTCGTCGCCGAACCCACGCCCGCCGCGGCCGACGCCCTGCTCACCACGACCACCGGCCTCGCCCTGCACGGCCTGCGCGCCGACGCGCTGCTCGCCTCCCGCCTGCTCCCCGACGGCTCCACCGACCCGTGGCTCACCGACGCCGCCGCCCGCCAGCGCAAGGTCGTCGCCGCCTGGCAGGGCACGTACGCCGTGCATGAACTGCCGCATCTGGGCCGTGACCCGCGCGGCGCCGACGACCTGGCCGCGCTCGGCGCACCGCCGGTTTCGCCCGCGCCGCCCGCCATCGCCTGGCCCGTCGAGGACCGCATCGCCGACGAGGGCGTCCTCGTGTGGCACCTGCCGCTGCCCGGCGCCGTCCGGGAGGACCTCGGTCTGGTGCGGCGCGGCGACGAACTCGTCGTCACCACCGGACCGCTCCGCCGCATCGTCGCCCTGCCGTCGGCGCTGCGCCGCTGCACCGTCGCCGGCGCCGGCCTGCGCGACGGCGTCCTGCGCATCCGGTTCACCCCCGACCCCGGCCTGTGGCCGCGGGGACGGTGAACCGACTACCGCCGTTCGGGTAACGTCGAAGGTACGCACCCACCTGGTACGCACCCACCCATATACGTTCTCGCAGGAGTCAGCCGTCATGAGCGACGCCACCGAGCAGCCCGCACCCGAGGCCGACGCCGACGCCGACGCCTGGGAGAAGGCGTGCGCCGAGGACCTCGCTGAGGAGAAGGCCCGCCGCCGTGCCCAGCACGGGCCCCCGCCCGGCTCGGCCGCCGAGGAGCTGCGCAAGCTCGTCGACGCCGTCGCCGAAAAGCTGTCGGGGCTCCAGACGCCCCTTCTCGGCGCGGTCGCCCAGGGCACCGCGCAGCAGGTCGTCAGCCAGGTCGTCAAGCAGGCGAAGGCGGCCGTCGAGCCGGTCGTCGAACGCAACCCCGAGGTCTTCGACCACCTCGCCGCCGCGGGCAACGAACTGCTCGCCGCCTACCGCTCCGCCGTGGAGCGCCAGGAGCAGCGCTGGACCCAGCGATCATCGGGCGCCCAGGCCGGACGGGCCTCCGGGGACGACACGGACCCCCGTGACGAGGGCCCCGAGGCGCCTCCGGCAGGCGAGCACATCGACCTCGACTGAGAGCCGCTCGGGTACGGTGGGCCGTAGCGGGGCTCGACCGAACTGAGGGATTCATGGGACTCACCATCGGCGTCGACATCGGCGGCACAAAGATCGCGGCCGGCGTGGTCGACGAGGAAGGCAACATCCTCTCGACGTTCAAGGTGCCGACTCCCAGCACGTCCGAGGCCATCGTTGACGCGATCGCCTCGGCCGTCGAGGGCGCACGGGCAGGACACGAGATCGTCGGCGTGGGCATCGGCGCCGCCGGATACGTCAACCGCCAGCGCTCCACGGTCTACTTCGCGCCCAACATCGACTGGCGCCAGGAACCGCTGAAGGAAGAGGTCGAGAAGCGGGTCGGCCTGCCGGTCGTCGTCGAGAACGACGCGAACGCGGCGGCCTGGGGCGAATACAAGTTCGGCGCGGGCAAGGGCCACCGGAACGTCATCTGCATCACGCTCGGCACCGGCCTCGGCGGCGGCATCATCATCGGCAACAAGCTGCGTCGCGGCCACTTCGGCGTGGCCGCCGAGTTCGGCCACATCCGGATGGTCCCGGACGGCCTCCTGTGCGGCTGCGGCAGCCAGGGCTGCTGGGAGCAGTACGCCTCCGGCCGCGCACTCGTCCGCTACGCCAAGCAGCGCGCCAACGCGACTCCGGAGAACGCGGAGTTCCTGCTCTCCCTGGGCGACGGCACCCCGGACGGCATCGAGGGCAAGCACATCTCCATGGCCGCCCGCCAGGGTGACGCCGTGGCCGTCGACTCGTACCGCGAGCTGGCCCGCTGGGCCGGCGCCGGCCTCGCCGACCTGGCCTCGCTCTTCGACCCGTCCGCGTTCATCGTCGGCGGCGGACTCTCGGACGAGGGCGAGCTCGTCCTCGACCCGATCCGCAAGTCCTACAAGCGCTGGCTGGTCGGCGGCAACTGGCGCCCCGTGGCGGACGTCATCGCGGCCCAGCTCGGCAACAAGGCGGGCATGGTCGGAGCGGCGGACCTGGCACGGGAGCCGGACCCGATCATGTGACACCGGCTGCTTCAGCCACCGGACGCCCGCCGTTTCCCCGGAGAAACGGCGGGCGTTCGTCGTATCTTGATCGTCATGGTCACCGGATCGCTCCCCAACTCCCGCACCGAACCCGACGGTTCGGCCGTCGTCCGGGTGCTCAGCTACAACATCCGCTCGATGCGCGACGACACCGCCGCGCTCGCCCGCGTCATCGCGGCCTGCGCCCCCGACCTGGTCCTGATCCAGGAGGCGCCCCGCTTCTTCCGCTGGCGCAAGAAGCTCGCCCGGCTCGCGGCCGCCTCGGACCTGGTGATCCTCTCGGGCGGCGCGAGTGCGGCGGGCCCGGCGCTGCTCTGCTCCCTGCGCGCCACCGTCGAACGCACCGAGGACGTCCTGCTGCCCCTCACCCCCGGTCTTCACCGGCGCGGCTTCGCGACCGCCGTCGTCCGCTTCGGCGGTGCCAGGATCGGCGTACTGAGCTGCCATCTGAGCCTGCAGAAGGACGAGCGGTACGCGCAGGGCGGGATGCTCCTCGACCGGCTCGCGGCGCTCGGTGTCGATCACGCCGTCGCGGGCGGTGACCTGAACGAACGCCCCAGTGGCCGCACGTTCCGGCGTCTTGCGGAGGCTCTTCAGGACGGCTGGACCACGAAGCCGTGGCTCGGCGAGTACACCTCGACGCCGTCCGACCCGCATCAGCGCATCGACGCGATCCTTGCGACAGAGGGCGTCGAGGTCCTCGGCTGCGGGGTCCCGGTGGGCATGCCGGGGGTGAGCGAGGACGACCTGAGGGCGGCCACAGACCATCTGCCGGTCCTGGCCGCCCTCAGGGTTCCTGCCGCCCGGGGCTGACGCGGGTCAGACGACCGCGCCGCGCCCCGGATCGTCGTCGTCATCGTCGCCCTGCATACGCATCACGAGCGTGCCGAAGCCGCCGAGGAAGCCACCGACGCAGACCGTCGTGAGCCACCACGTCATCTGCCAGCCGAGCAGCACGGCCAGCAGCATCAGGACCGGGCCGCCGATCACGGCAAGCCAGGCGAACTTGGCGGTGACATCTGCCTCGGGCAGCGGCGGGGGCTCCGGGGGCACGAAGTGGCCCTCTTCGTCGGCGTCGCTGTCCGACGGCTCGGACGGCGAGTAGTCGCGGGGGCCGCCGACGCCGGGTGCGAAGGAGACAGAGGAGCCGAGCGGCGTCGCGGGCTTGCCGGCGCCCGGCTCCGAGCTGTTCGTCTCCGAACCGTTCGTCTCGGAGCCGTCCGTATCCAGGTCGGGCAGGGCCAGGTCCTCGATCGGCTTGAACGGCCTGGCGCCCGGCGGGTCCGGCGGCTCCGTGCCGTACCCGGCGACGATGGCGGCCCAGACGGCGTCCTCGTCCACGGGCTCGCCGGCGTCCCCGGCTCCCGCGGCCGCTTCTGCGGGGAGCTGCTGTTCCTTGCCGAGCTGCGCCGGACCGGGCAGCGCCGTGCCCGACGCCGAGGTCTCGGTGGACGCGTCCTCCGGCTCGCGGCTCTCGTCGCCGGCGGGCTCACGTCGGTCCTGCTCAGCCACCGGTGGCCGTCCCTTCCTTACCGACACTGGGCGCGAGCCGGCCGATGAACGCAAAGCTCTCGTCGAAGATCCGGTCCGCGTCATGGTCCAACGTCGCGACGTGGTAGCTCTGTTCCAGCAGGATCTCCTCGACGTCCGTGGACGAGATCCTGCTGAGGACGCGCGCCGAGTCGACGGGCGGCACGACATGGTCCTGGGTGCTGTGCAGAACCACCAACGGCTGTGTCACCTGCGGCAGTTCACGGTCGACGATGCGGAAGAAGTTCCGCAGGGAGTGCGCGGCGTGCAGCGGCACCCGGTCGTACCCGATCTCCGTCGAGCCCTCCTTCGCGATGTCGCTGGCGATCCCCTTCGTCGTGCGCACGAGGTGCCGGGCCACCGGGAGGGCGTGCGCGGCGAGGCCGTGCACCTTGTTCCCCGGGTTCACCAGGACCAGGCCCGCCACCTCGTCCCCGTGCTTGGCCGCGAGCCGCAGCGCGAGGGCGGCGCCCATCGACAGACCGAAGACGAAGACCTGGGAGCACCGGTCCCGCAGCTCGCGCAGGGCGCGGTCCACCTCCGCGTACCAGTCCTGCCAGCCCGTGACCTGCATGTCCTCCCAGCGCGTGCCATGACCGGGCAGCAGGGGGAGCGAGACGGTGAGGCCGCGCTCGGCGAGGTACTCCGCCCAGGGGCGCAGCGACTGGGGGGAACCGGTGAAACCGTGACAGAGGAGGACGCCGACCTCGCCGCCCTCGTGGCGGTACGGCTCGGCTCCAGGAATGACCGGCACCTTCGGTCTCCTGTTCGTGAGAGGGGATTGCCCAGGACTGCGGGGTGTACTTCACCGTACGCGACCGCGCTGACACCGACCAGGGCCGTCGGGCCCCCGGCCTGCGGCGCGGGTTAAGGTCTGATCCACGCACAAGGGAAGGCAGTGGGTTGATCTACGGCGCAATGAAGGTGGCCATCGGAGGGCCGCTGAAGCTCGGCTTCAGGCCCTGGGTGGAGGGCCTCGAGAACATTCCCGCCGAGGGTCCCGCCATCCTGGCCAGCAACCACCTGTCCTTCTCGGACTCCTTCTTCCTCCCGGCGGTGCTCGACCGCAAGGTCACCTTCATCGCGAAGGCCGAGTACTTCACGACACCCGGTGTGAAGGGCAAGCTCACGGCCGCGTTCTTCAAGGGCGTCGGCCAGCTCCCCGTGGACCGCTCCGGTTCCCGCGGCGCGGGAGAGGCCGCCATCAAGAGCGGCATCGAGGTCCTGGAGCGAGGCGAGCTGTTCGGTATCTACCCGGAGGGCACCCGCTCGCCCGATGGTCGCCTGTACCGCGGCAAGCCCGGTGGCCTCGCGCGCGTGGCGCTCGCCACCGGCGCGCCCGTCATCCCGGTCGCGATGATCGACACCGAGAAGATCCAGCCCCCCGGCAAGGTATTGCCCAAGCTGATGCGTCCCGGCATCCGCATCGGCAAGCCCCTCGACTTCGGCC
The DNA window shown above is from Streptomyces sp. NBC_01445 and carries:
- a CDS encoding endonuclease/exonuclease/phosphatase family protein, which translates into the protein MVTGSLPNSRTEPDGSAVVRVLSYNIRSMRDDTAALARVIAACAPDLVLIQEAPRFFRWRKKLARLAAASDLVILSGGASAAGPALLCSLRATVERTEDVLLPLTPGLHRRGFATAVVRFGGARIGVLSCHLSLQKDERYAQGGMLLDRLAALGVDHAVAGGDLNERPSGRTFRRLAEALQDGWTTKPWLGEYTSTPSDPHQRIDAILATEGVEVLGCGVPVGMPGVSEDDLRAATDHLPVLAALRVPAARG
- a CDS encoding lysophospholipid acyltransferase family protein; translated protein: MKVAIGGPLKLGFRPWVEGLENIPAEGPAILASNHLSFSDSFFLPAVLDRKVTFIAKAEYFTTPGVKGKLTAAFFKGVGQLPVDRSGSRGAGEAAIKSGIEVLERGELFGIYPEGTRSPDGRLYRGKPGGLARVALATGAPVIPVAMIDTEKIQPPGKVLPKLMRPGIRIGKPLDFGRYQGMEHDRFVLRALTDEVMYEIMKLSGQEYVDMYATAAKRQIADAAKAEAKAEKEARAEKEAAEKEARENKSGGTERPAS
- a CDS encoding ROK family glucokinase, with protein sequence MGLTIGVDIGGTKIAAGVVDEEGNILSTFKVPTPSTSEAIVDAIASAVEGARAGHEIVGVGIGAAGYVNRQRSTVYFAPNIDWRQEPLKEEVEKRVGLPVVVENDANAAAWGEYKFGAGKGHRNVICITLGTGLGGGIIIGNKLRRGHFGVAAEFGHIRMVPDGLLCGCGSQGCWEQYASGRALVRYAKQRANATPENAEFLLSLGDGTPDGIEGKHISMAARQGDAVAVDSYRELARWAGAGLADLASLFDPSAFIVGGGLSDEGELVLDPIRKSYKRWLVGGNWRPVADVIAAQLGNKAGMVGAADLAREPDPIM
- a CDS encoding alpha/beta hydrolase; translated protein: MPVIPGAEPYRHEGGEVGVLLCHGFTGSPQSLRPWAEYLAERGLTVSLPLLPGHGTRWEDMQVTGWQDWYAEVDRALRELRDRCSQVFVFGLSMGAALALRLAAKHGDEVAGLVLVNPGNKVHGLAAHALPVARHLVRTTKGIASDIAKEGSTEIGYDRVPLHAAHSLRNFFRIVDRELPQVTQPLVVLHSTQDHVVPPVDSARVLSRISSTDVEEILLEQSYHVATLDHDADRIFDESFAFIGRLAPSVGKEGTATGG